In the Leptotrichia sp. oral taxon 212 genome, one interval contains:
- a CDS encoding AraC family transcriptional regulator, whose amino-acid sequence MEKEKKRTVDFKKRLNEIINQNDKNGMFEFRERETAFSKKYYIKLKTENDLKATLERFNLNDDYRILVLEVFEKVDEEIFLAVNSENTIQIMYCIEGSADIYSENGTSYTLKKGNILMYRANNNERYKYKFRDRKFKKILFILNVDKLEYSFLSSISNKVLYNWKERILKLFEKNILIHAKTNSKIEIMLNQIKNIDINNINEYILFKTKVVEFISYILEFQIGSSNKADISNEITAENIKELINEYSVSDIPSIKEICEITGMSNYHLQAIFKEVEGITIFQYIQKIKMNYAKFLLDTSSKKNVLDIATEVGYDSPSKFSMAFKKFFGVLPSKYKKS is encoded by the coding sequence ATGGAAAAAGAAAAAAAGAGGACTGTGGATTTTAAGAAGAGGTTGAACGAAATTATAAATCAGAATGATAAAAATGGAATGTTTGAATTTAGGGAAAGGGAAACGGCATTCAGTAAAAAATATTATATAAAGTTAAAAACGGAGAATGATTTAAAGGCAACGCTGGAAAGGTTCAATCTTAATGATGATTATAGGATACTTGTTTTAGAAGTATTTGAAAAAGTGGATGAAGAAATATTTCTGGCAGTGAATTCAGAAAATACTATTCAGATAATGTATTGTATTGAAGGAAGTGCAGATATTTATTCGGAAAATGGAACAAGCTATACATTGAAAAAAGGAAATATTCTAATGTATAGGGCAAATAACAATGAGAGGTATAAATATAAATTCAGAGACAGGAAATTTAAGAAAATACTTTTCATTCTTAATGTAGATAAACTGGAGTACAGTTTTTTGAGCTCCATTAGTAACAAAGTACTGTATAACTGGAAAGAAAGGATCTTAAAATTATTTGAAAAAAATATTCTGATTCATGCAAAAACAAATTCAAAAATTGAAATTATGCTAAATCAGATTAAGAACATAGACATTAACAATATAAACGAATATATATTATTCAAGACAAAAGTTGTGGAATTTATCTCTTATATTCTGGAATTTCAGATAGGCTCATCAAATAAAGCTGATATTAGTAATGAAATAACCGCTGAAAACATTAAGGAACTTATAAATGAATATTCTGTATCCGATATTCCTTCAATAAAGGAAATATGTGAGATTACAGGAATGAGTAACTATCACCTTCAGGCAATTTTCAAGGAAGTGGAAGGAATAACAATTTTTCAGTATATTCAGAAAATAAAAATGAATTATGCAAAATTTTTATTGGATACATCATCGAAGAAAAATGTACTGGACATAGCGACTGAAGTGGGATATGACAGTCCGAGCAAATTTTCAATGGCTTTTAAAAAGTTTTTTGGAGTTTTGCCGAGTAAGTATAAGAAGAGTTGA